The genome window TTGCAGCCTTATTTTTATTCATTATACTAATGAAAGACAGCTTTTTGGTCTTTCAAAAAATGACTTTATTATAATGGCTCAAGATATTTTAATTCCTTCCGAACTTCAGCACACAATTTCTAATGATTTAGCTAATCAATATAGAATATTGCCCAAGCAGCTATTTGAAAATACCCTAGAGTTATATATTGATAATTCTGGCAGCAACGAAGATTCGAAAGACGAATTAGAACTATTTCTGGGGAAAAATATTGTTTTTTATCCGATAGATAATATAGAGATGGATAAAGCATTATCTATTTATTACCGAAAAGAAAGAACTGCAAACACAAATAAATCATTAAATGTAGAAAAAAATGATTTTCTTGAGAATCTATTAAATGAAGCAAAATCATTAAAATGCAGCGACATTCATTTTGAAATTTATGAAAACTCTTCTCGAATCCGATTTAGAATTGATGGTCAATTGATTGAGCGATATAAAATAGAGCAGGATAATTATCTTGAATTAGTCAATAAAGTAAAAATCAAAGCAAAATTAAATATAACTGAAAAAAGGCTGCCACAGGATGGAAGAATAACAAACGAATCTTTTGACATAAGAGTTTCAGTTCTGCCAACTTTATTTGGTGAAAAAATTGTAATGCGTTTATTAGGCCAAGATGCATCCAATATTGATTTGAGTACTTTAGGGCTTCAAAAAGAAGAATTGGATAGTTACTTGGAAGCGGTAAAAAAACCTAACGGTATCATTCTCATTAGCGGACCTACTGGTTCTGGAAAAACTACAACACTATACGCAACTTTAAGACTGCTAAATGATAATCGGAGAAATATTGTAACGGTTGAAGATCCAATTGAATATACTTTAAAAGGAATAAATCAAGTACAGCTAAAGGAAGATATTGGGCTTACTTTTTCATCGGCTTTAAAATCTTTTTTGCGTCAAGACCCTGATATCATTATGTTAGGGGAGATTCGAGATTCCGAGACGGCTCTAATGGCAATTAGAGCCTCATTGACAGGACATTTGGTTTTATCCACAATACATACCAATTCGGCTATTGGAACAATTTCGAGATTAATTGATATGGGAGTTCCCTCCTATTTAATTGCTGAAACTTTGAATGTATCCGTAGCACAGCGGTTAGTTCGCAAGCTTTGTAATAATTGCAAAAAAGAAACTGCATGTAATCCTAAAGACTTTCCATTGAATTTTAAATTTCCATATGAAGTTTTATCTTATTTCAAACCAGCTGGATGCAATCAATGTTTTCACACCGGATATAAAGGCCGAACTGCAATCTATGAAGTTTTAAATATAAACCAGCAAATTGCAGAAACAATAAAAAATAATACAATCACAAAATTATATGCTAATGACAAAAATTATAAATCACTGCCTGAAAAAGCTTTTGAAATTTTAGCACAAGGAGAAACTTCACTAGAAGAAATATATTCAACTTTAATAAACATATAAATAAAAATGCTTAAAAAGTTACTTTACGTACTAGCTGCGTTATTTTTTTCACATAGTATTATAGCTCAGCAAGATATTAATGAATTAAGCAGAAAATTTGATGAATGGTCATTACAAAAAAAGGGATTGAATGAAAGCATCAAAATGAATATTTCAGGGCTTACTTTACACGATTTTATTTCATCTATAGCCGAAGAGCATCTGTTGAATATTGATGTAGACCCAGAATTAAATCAGCCTATAGAGAGTAACTTTTTTGATGTTACTGTAAAAGATCTATTGATACATCTCGTTCAGAAATATGATTTAGATGTTTCTTTTATGAAAAATATCATCATTTTCAAGAAAAGAAAAGTTATAGCTGTTATTGAAAAAAAACTCCCTAAAGTTATCGAAATAAACTATAATTCTCAAAATGATTTTTTATCGATAAAAGCAGAAAATGACACTTTATCTTCAGTTGCAAAAGCAATTATTGATAAATCAGGTAAAAATCTGATATTGGCTCAAGATATAAAAAGCATCAGAATTTCTTCTTATATTTTAAACAGGCCATTTGATCAGGCGATTGAAATGATGGCCAAATCAAATGATTTATCAGCATCTAAAGATGAAAATGGTATTTATTTTTTACAAAAAAATAATAGTACTAATATAAACGCTCTTAGTCCCAATCAAAAAGCAAAACAGCCAAAAGCAAGTGTTGGTGTTCCAGGTTTCTATGAAATCGACACAAATAAAAATGGTTTTTTACATGTAAATGCCTATATAGCAGACATCTATGATATATTAACTGAAGCTGCTGAAAAACTGCACATCAATTATTTTCTATATAATAAGCCTGAAAATGAAAAAACAACACTTTCAGCTGATAATATCACATTTGATGAATTGTTAGAAAATATTTTTAAGGGAAAGAAATACACTTATAAAAAACAAGCAAATTTATATTTAATTGGAGAAGAAGCTACTGAAGGGCTTAGAGTTACCGAAATGATACCATTAGAAAACAGGTCTATTGAATCAATAATCGGTTCATTACCAAAAGTATTCTCAGAAAAATTAGAAATAAAAGAATTTACAGAATTGAATGGATTGATCGTTTCGGGATCCAAAACCATACTTAACGAGTTAAAAATATATATAAAACAAATTGACAAAGTAGTACCAATGGTGCAGATCGAAGTCATTATTGTCCAATATAATAAATCGTATGATATACAAACTGGCATGAAAGCAGGACTAGATAAACTAAATAAAATCCAGACAACAGGTGTCACATACCCTAATCAAGACCTTACTTTAAACGGCTCTTCTATAAATGATTTAATAGATGCTTTTAATGGTTTTGGTCTTTTCAAACTGGGGAAAGTAACCTCATCTTTTTACCTTAATCTCAAATTACTAGAAAGCAATTCGGCTTTAAAAATAGAAT of Flavobacterium marginilacus contains these proteins:
- a CDS encoding type II secretion system protein GspD, with the protein product MLKKLLYVLAALFFSHSIIAQQDINELSRKFDEWSLQKKGLNESIKMNISGLTLHDFISSIAEEHLLNIDVDPELNQPIESNFFDVTVKDLLIHLVQKYDLDVSFMKNIIIFKKRKVIAVIEKKLPKVIEINYNSQNDFLSIKAENDTLSSVAKAIIDKSGKNLILAQDIKSIRISSYILNRPFDQAIEMMAKSNDLSASKDENGIYFLQKNNSTNINALSPNQKAKQPKASVGVPGFYEIDTNKNGFLHVNAYIADIYDILTEAAEKLHINYFLYNKPENEKTTLSADNITFDELLENIFKGKKYTYKKQANLYLIGEEATEGLRVTEMIPLENRSIESIIGSLPKVFSEKLEIKEFTELNGLIVSGSKTILNELKIYIKQIDKVVPMVQIEVIIVQYNKSYDIQTGMKAGLDKLNKIQTTGVTYPNQDLTLNGSSINDLIDAFNGFGLFKLGKVTSSFYLNLKLLESNSALKIESTPKIATISGHEAKLSIGETSYYFEQNNRLINNNIGNDILNSGTWKSTDANLTVSIKPYVSTDENVTLTIAVEKSSFLARAGEDAPPGKATQKFESLVRVKNGEMILLGGLDELKKENSGTGTPLISRIPIIKWFFSSRKKAKSDSKLHIFIKPTVIY
- a CDS encoding GspE/PulE family protein, with product MAQDILIPSELQHTISNDLANQYRILPKQLFENTLELYIDNSGSNEDSKDELELFLGKNIVFYPIDNIEMDKALSIYYRKERTANTNKSLNVEKNDFLENLLNEAKSLKCSDIHFEIYENSSRIRFRIDGQLIERYKIEQDNYLELVNKVKIKAKLNITEKRLPQDGRITNESFDIRVSVLPTLFGEKIVMRLLGQDASNIDLSTLGLQKEELDSYLEAVKKPNGIILISGPTGSGKTTTLYATLRLLNDNRRNIVTVEDPIEYTLKGINQVQLKEDIGLTFSSALKSFLRQDPDIIMLGEIRDSETALMAIRASLTGHLVLSTIHTNSAIGTISRLIDMGVPSYLIAETLNVSVAQRLVRKLCNNCKKETACNPKDFPLNFKFPYEVLSYFKPAGCNQCFHTGYKGRTAIYEVLNINQQIAETIKNNTITKLYANDKNYKSLPEKAFEILAQGETSLEEIYSTLINI